DNA sequence from the Chryseobacterium turcicum genome:
GATAATTTCCGATTATCTAATTCGGGAGCCGAAATTTCTTTACAGTCTGAAAGCAGTTCACCAACAAGTCCGTTAAATGTTTCTTTAAAAGATTTTAAAATTGAAACAATTACAGAGATTATTAAAAAAGATTCTCTATTAGCCAAAGGAACCATCAACGGAACGGCTCAACTAAGAGATTTAACCAAAAACATGACGTTTACATCAGACATTAATGTTTCAGATTTAATCGTTTACGGAAGTCCGGTCGGAAATTTAGATATTAAAGTTCATAATCAGTCGGCCAATCTTCTCAATGCAGATATTGCTCTTTCAGGGAATAATAATGATGTGAAGATTTTAGGAAATTACAATACTTCTTCCAGCACATTTGATTTAGATTTAGCGATTAAGCAGCTTCAGATGAAAACGCTTCAGGGCTTTTCGATGAATGCAATTACCAATACGGAAGGCTATTTGTCGGGAGATCTTAAAATTACAGGAACTACGACTGCTCCCAAAATTTTAGGTGATGTAAAAATGAATAATGTAGGATTGATGATTGCTCAAACCGGAAGTGATTTTAGAAATATTAATGATAAAATAGGTTTTACGAACAGAGGAATTGAGTTTGATAATTTTAAAATTAAAGATAAAGACGGAAATTCTTTAAAAATAGACGGACAGATCTTAACGCAGACTTACAAAGATTTTGCATTTAATCTTAATGTAAATGCAAAAGATTTTAAAGTGGTAAACTCTGAAAAATCCAATGATGCCATGATGTACGGAGTTCTGGCGATTGATGCGGCTTTAAAGATAAGAGGAAATCTTGATTTACCGAAAGTTGACGGCAGACTTGCAGTTTCAGAGAAAACAGATTTCACGTTTGTCCTTCCACAATCGAGCCCATCGTTGCAGGAAAGAGATGGTATTGTAGAATTCATCGATCAGGATCAAATCGCTCTTAATAAAACCATTAAAACCGATTCTGTTAACGCACAAAGTCCAATAAAAGGACTTGATTTGAGCGTGAATATCGAAGTGGATAAAGAAGCTAAAATGTCGATTATCATTGACAAAGCCAATGGAGATTTTGTAAAACTTCAGGGTGAAGCAGATTTAACAGGCGGAATTGATCCTTCAGGAAAAACGACTTTAGTCGGCGTTTATCAGGTAGAAAAAGGAAGCTATGAAATGTCTGTAAGCCTTTTGAAAAGAAAATTTGACATTCAAAAAGGAAGTACAATAACCTGGACCGGTGAACCAACTACTGCCAAACTCGATATTACCGCAATTTACAAAACCAATGCGGCACCAATTGATCTTGTAGAACAACAGTTTGCAGGTGACCAGGCGCTTTTAAATCAGTTTAAACAAAGAATTCCGTTTAATACATTACTGATTTTGAAAGGTGAACTATTGAAACCTGAAATCTCTTTTGATATTACCACAGAAGAAAAAAATAATGCAGTATCTTCTGCTGTAACAGAAACAATAGACGGAAAACTAGCACAATTGCGACAAGATGAAAACGAAATGAATAAGCAGGTTTTTGCATTGCTTTTACTCAACCGTTTTATTGGCGAAAACCCTTTCGAAAGCAATTCTGGAGTTTCTGCTGAAACATTGGCGAGACAGAGTGTGAGTAAAATTCTTTCGCAACAGCTCAATAACATTGCCTCAAATCTTATAAAAGGAGTTGACCTTAATTTTGATCTAGAATCTACTGAAGATTACTCTAGCGGAACTCAAAATACAAGAACCGATCTGAATATCGACATCAGTAAAAAACTATTGAATGACCGTTTGAAAGTTACAGTAGGAAGTAACTTCGGATTGGAAGGTGAGGCAAGACAAAATGAAAACACCACCAATATTGCCGGAGATGTTACCATAGATTATAGCCTCTCAAGAGACGGAAGGTATATGCTGAGAGCGTACCGAAAAAATGATTATCAGGTTGCTTTACAAGGGCAGATTATAGAAACGGGAGTCGGATTTATCATTACTTTAGATTATGACAAGTTCCGAGATATCTTCCGTAAATCGAGAAGCAATAGAAATAAGGAAAACAGAGAAAATAAAAGAAAACAAGATAACCAAGTCGTAGAATTTAAATAATGAAGAATACCTTTAATATATATTGCAAATATTTTTTGGCATCGGGAATTACGGTGGCCGTTATCTCATGTAGCAATACCAAATTTCTAAAAGACGGACAAATGCTCTACACCGGAGCTGAAGTAAAAATAGAAAACGACAGCCTCACAAAAAAAGAAAAAAAAGAATTAAAGGCTGCACTCGAAGAAAACCTTACTCCAAAACCGAATTCTACCTTTCTTGGTTTAAGACCAAAATTATATGCATACAATACGACGAGTGAACCCAAAAAAGAAAAAGGTTTAAAATACTGGCTGAAATATAAATTTGGAGAAGAACCTGTACTGTTAGGAGATGTTGACAGAGAATTTAATAAAGATATTATTATTAATTATTCTGAAAACAAAGGTTATTTTAATGCTAAAGCCAAATACGATACCGTTTCAAAAAATAAAAAAGCACAGGTAATTTATACTTTAAATCCGGGAGCGAGATATCTAATCAGTAATGTTAATTTTCCACAAAATTCTACACTTATTAATACTGAAATTCAGAATTTAAAAGACAAAACCTTACTTAAACCAGGAAATCCTTTTGATCTTGAAGTTATCAAAAATGAACGACAAAGAATCGACAATGAACTAAAAGACAAAGGTTTTTATTATTTCAGTCCAGATAATATTATTGTACAGGCAGACAGTACCGTGACTAAGGATTCAAAAGTTGAACTTATTGTAAAACTGAAAGACAATACCCCAAAACTGGCAACCGAGCAATTTACCATTGATAAAGTAGTTGTTTTCCCTAATTACAACCTTCGCGATGCTAAAAAAGGAAAATATAATATCCCAATGAATCCTGATTCTTTGAAAGGATATGAGTACAACGATATTTACGTAGTTGATCCTAATAAAAAGTTTAAACCGAAAATTTTTGACAGAGCTTTATATTTTGACAAAGGAGACGTTTATAACCGAAAAGACCATAATTTATCGCTTAACCGACTCATCAGCCTTGGTGTTTTTAAGTTTGTGAAGAATGAGTTTGTCGTTTCAGATTCTTTAAATCATAAGTTTGATGCGTATTATGTATTAACTCCGAGAGAACTTCAGTCTTTACGTCTGGAAGCTTTGGGAAGGACCAACTCTGCAAATTATGCAGGAAGCGAATTAAATTTAAACTGGACGCAACGAAATTTTTTCCGTGGGGCAGAACAGTTTAAAGCTTCTATTTATGGTGCATTTGATGTGCAAATCGGAGGTCCTGCTGATGCCGAAAATATTTTCAGAGCGGGAGCCAATACGCAGTT
Encoded proteins:
- the tamL gene encoding translocation and assembly module lipoprotein TamL translates to MKNTFNIYCKYFLASGITVAVISCSNTKFLKDGQMLYTGAEVKIENDSLTKKEKKELKAALEENLTPKPNSTFLGLRPKLYAYNTTSEPKKEKGLKYWLKYKFGEEPVLLGDVDREFNKDIIINYSENKGYFNAKAKYDTVSKNKKAQVIYTLNPGARYLISNVNFPQNSTLINTEIQNLKDKTLLKPGNPFDLEVIKNERQRIDNELKDKGFYYFSPDNIIVQADSTVTKDSKVELIVKLKDNTPKLATEQFTIDKVVVFPNYNLRDAKKGKYNIPMNPDSLKGYEYNDIYVVDPNKKFKPKIFDRALYFDKGDVYNRKDHNLSLNRLISLGVFKFVKNEFVVSDSLNHKFDAYYVLTPRELQSLRLEALGRTNSANYAGSELNLNWTQRNFFRGAEQFKASIYGAFDVQIGGPADAENIFRAGANTQLSIPRIVAPFRFNSSSAFVPRTNIKLGYEFQNRTTLYSLNTLNATFGYQWKENVRKEHELNIIDVSLIRPADITEKFETKSKGNPYLQRITDKQLIFGPTYSYTYSTTMLPKKNTFYYKGMLDLAGNITGLVTGANVREGKEKTIFGVPFSQYAKIENDVRFYRKFSEKTSFASRFIAGVAIPYGNSEHIPFSRQFFVGGSNSIRAFRARTLGPGSYDPRTPDTNRALFDQAGDIKLELNAEYRANLYKFLNVAAFVDAGNIWLMNDDINDEGVNTRPGGKFSKDFLTEIAVGAGVGLRLDFSILVLRLDLAMPLRVPYYEKGDRWTFDRINFGDSSWRRDNLILNIAIGYPF